In one window of Syntrophorhabdaceae bacterium DNA:
- a CDS encoding MmgE/PrpD family protein: MDIIFELAENIARTQFDNLPYEVVDVTKKFVLDTIGNAIAGSAASGSSELVSQVKSWGGTEESTVLTFGGRLPSIHAAFVNSYMTFARDFGDTHMAGRSGVHCNDTVLPASLAIAEQEKKSGKDFITALALGIDLEARLGMSVDFFRGWHTTSILGGFGAAASAGKLLGLDKERLVDALGIAYSQTHGNRQGRQDGAASRRLQVAFASKAGTYSALLARAGFTGARNILEGQWGFYRLYRDPAVPFDNETSKKILCDELGKRFEIVNLAVKPYPSCGGTHGPIDAALQLAAKERLEPSNVETVTVHVSTTVKEIVGAPFAIRVNPQLDAQFSIPYTVAVALVKGKVTLKDFEPGEIRGNARVLEMAAKIRVEVDEKIQYFKGKGTLARVEVLTKDGKKYSNEIEVVKGYPQNPMGFDEVAEKFRQSVEYSAKALRREQLETLIGLIAELERVRDVCELTALVQ, from the coding sequence ATGGACATCATTTTCGAACTAGCTGAAAATATTGCCCGTACACAGTTCGATAATCTGCCGTACGAGGTCGTGGATGTGACCAAGAAATTTGTTCTCGACACGATAGGTAATGCCATCGCAGGCTCAGCTGCATCCGGGTCTTCGGAACTTGTCAGCCAGGTCAAGTCTTGGGGAGGAACTGAAGAGAGCACCGTCCTGACGTTTGGTGGGAGGTTGCCATCAATCCATGCTGCATTTGTGAACAGCTATATGACATTCGCACGGGATTTTGGCGACACTCATATGGCCGGTCGGTCGGGAGTCCATTGCAACGATACCGTGCTGCCAGCATCGCTCGCAATTGCCGAGCAGGAGAAAAAAAGTGGAAAGGACTTCATAACGGCCTTGGCTCTCGGAATCGATCTTGAAGCCCGTCTCGGCATGTCAGTGGATTTCTTCCGTGGCTGGCATACTACTTCCATCTTGGGAGGCTTTGGTGCGGCCGCTTCGGCGGGGAAATTGCTGGGCCTTGACAAGGAGCGCTTGGTCGACGCGTTGGGAATTGCTTACAGCCAGACCCACGGGAACAGGCAGGGGCGCCAAGACGGGGCCGCAAGCAGGAGGCTGCAGGTGGCGTTCGCATCCAAAGCAGGGACGTATTCAGCCCTCCTCGCCAGGGCAGGATTTACGGGCGCCCGAAATATTCTGGAAGGTCAGTGGGGTTTCTACCGTCTCTACAGAGATCCGGCAGTTCCTTTCGATAACGAGACAAGTAAAAAAATCCTGTGTGACGAGTTGGGAAAACGGTTCGAAATTGTCAACCTTGCAGTGAAACCATACCCTTCTTGCGGCGGAACTCACGGCCCAATAGACGCGGCGCTTCAACTTGCGGCGAAAGAACGCTTGGAACCTTCAAATGTGGAGACTGTGACAGTTCACGTCTCAACCACGGTAAAAGAGATTGTTGGTGCCCCGTTCGCGATCAGGGTCAACCCGCAACTTGACGCCCAGTTTAGCATTCCTTACACCGTGGCCGTCGCCCTGGTTAAGGGTAAGGTTACGCTAAAGGACTTTGAGCCCGGCGAAATCAGAGGAAACGCTCGTGTGCTCGAGATGGCAGCAAAGATAAGAGTGGAGGTAGACGAGAAGATACAGTACTTCAAGGGAAAAGGGACCTTGGCTCGAGTGGAGGTCCTCACCAAAGATGGCAAGAAATATTCCAATGAAATAGAAGTTGTGAAAGGCTACCCTCAGAACCCAATGGGTTTCGACGAGGTTGCCGAGAAGTTCCGGCAGTCTGTTGAATACTCGGCAAAGGCCTTGAGGAGGGAACAATTGGAGACTTTGATTGGTTTGATCGCAGAACTTGAGAGAGTCCGCGATGTCTGCGAACTGACAGCGCTGGTCCAATAG
- a CDS encoding GntR family transcriptional regulator, whose amino-acid sequence MSNLLPIYYQIKQTIKDWIISGEFQPGERIPSENVLAERFKVSRPTLRQAISQLVQEGLLQSKRGYGNIVSPAGDSKNSLTLESIGYVAEIFRQVQRSTTKSLKITRILPPRIVKESLGMNSSDEEVVRIERVRFLADSPSSHVVNYLPLEIGNRITEESLFTKPLVQVLGDDLGIPFKETFQTITATFANHEVAQELRIPSGSPMLQIERIMYTLRRKPILFSQILYRGDMFKYIVRFKNVRQRNGKPGGGEISTVA is encoded by the coding sequence GTGAGTAATCTGCTGCCCATATATTACCAGATTAAACAAACGATAAAGGACTGGATCATAAGCGGAGAGTTCCAACCCGGTGAAAGAATTCCTTCCGAGAATGTTTTGGCGGAACGGTTCAAGGTCTCGAGGCCTACTCTTCGACAAGCTATTTCTCAACTTGTCCAGGAGGGCCTATTACAGAGCAAACGAGGCTATGGCAATATAGTAAGCCCAGCCGGGGATTCCAAGAACAGCCTGACTCTCGAATCAATCGGCTACGTGGCCGAGATCTTTCGCCAAGTCCAACGATCGACAACCAAATCGCTTAAGATCACACGTATTCTGCCACCGCGGATTGTTAAAGAAAGCCTCGGGATGAACTCAAGCGATGAAGAAGTAGTTCGCATCGAACGGGTCAGATTCCTTGCGGATTCCCCATCGAGTCACGTAGTGAACTATCTTCCCTTGGAGATCGGCAACAGGATTACCGAAGAGAGTTTGTTCACGAAACCCCTTGTCCAGGTGCTCGGCGACGATCTTGGTATTCCTTTCAAAGAGACGTTCCAGACGATCACGGCTACTTTTGCCAATCACGAAGTGGCTCAGGAATTGAGGATCCCGTCCGGTTCACCGATGCTGCAGATCGAAAGGATCATGTATACCCTGAGACGGAAACCGATCTTGTTTAGCCAGATTCTATACAGGGGCGATATGTTCAAGTATATTGTCCGGTTCAAGAATGTGAGGCAAAGGAACGGGAAACCGGGCGGCGGCGAAATATCTACTGTGGCGTGA
- a CDS encoding ABC transporter substrate-binding protein: protein MHAKLRLKATLVVVFLVLFVSTTFSATPKPEGVLTAAIPTLAEEGFLPDRCSATAAALWESVYDFLIYADSRTQKPIPGLAERWEYSKDYKTLTFHIRKGIQFHDGWGEVTAEDVKFSIELNMRPTSLNIVGSELRKIVRTIEVPNRYTVVLQLREPDPVLWLSFCTADNPSFPVLCKKYVETVGEEKANRRPIGSGPYRLVEQKSGDYTKFEAYDTHWLVVPEFKYLVLRIVPEDSTRVAMLKTGQVDIAHNITIDLAKEVEKVGFRVVVAHNAEIVFLPFGGMLLPEDKRYVEGYHRKDPWKDIRVREAMNIALDRKSIIKAVYGDTATVAPIWIPLTGWDKLAPIPYDPQRAKKLLAEAGYPSGFAFKVLTHPKRPELPLLAQAAAGYWDAIGLKAEIVPGDYAQWRDVNKTGKTAGWLWTHVLGDFPDWSQRLSGYDSPGASTPLWSSEETTLAIRKVQAEMDPRKRDAALRELGKTYRALYSQIPLAFVPMFHGVGKMVGEWRPGHTLHPTNFAFVRHAKPLNTYRLFTP from the coding sequence ATGCATGCGAAGCTGAGATTAAAGGCCACATTGGTCGTCGTATTCCTGGTTCTTTTTGTTTCAACCACGTTTTCCGCGACGCCAAAGCCGGAGGGAGTGCTGACCGCAGCAATACCAACCTTGGCGGAAGAAGGTTTCCTGCCAGACAGGTGCAGTGCGACGGCAGCAGCCCTTTGGGAGTCGGTCTATGATTTTCTTATTTACGCTGATAGTAGGACCCAGAAACCCATACCGGGATTGGCTGAACGGTGGGAATATTCCAAGGACTATAAAACGTTAACATTTCACATCAGAAAAGGTATCCAGTTTCATGATGGCTGGGGTGAGGTGACAGCGGAAGACGTAAAATTTTCTATAGAGTTAAATATGCGGCCGACATCATTAAACATCGTCGGGTCCGAATTGAGGAAGATCGTAAGAACTATAGAAGTGCCGAATCGATATACGGTCGTTCTGCAATTGAGGGAGCCCGACCCCGTCCTTTGGCTCAGCTTCTGCACTGCCGATAATCCCTCGTTCCCGGTGCTCTGTAAGAAATATGTCGAAACCGTGGGTGAGGAAAAAGCGAACCGGCGACCTATTGGATCTGGTCCTTACCGTCTCGTTGAGCAGAAATCCGGCGATTACACAAAGTTTGAAGCCTACGATACCCACTGGCTTGTGGTTCCTGAATTTAAATACCTTGTGCTGCGCATCGTACCGGAAGACAGCACCAGGGTGGCGATGCTCAAAACTGGCCAAGTAGACATTGCTCATAACATCACCATAGATTTAGCCAAAGAAGTTGAAAAGGTAGGTTTTAGGGTCGTTGTGGCCCATAATGCCGAGATAGTCTTTTTACCGTTCGGAGGCATGCTCCTTCCGGAGGACAAACGGTATGTAGAGGGATATCACAGGAAGGACCCCTGGAAAGACATCCGGGTTAGAGAGGCCATGAACATTGCGCTTGACCGGAAAAGCATAATCAAGGCGGTCTACGGCGATACAGCCACAGTTGCGCCCATCTGGATACCGTTGACCGGCTGGGACAAACTTGCACCCATTCCCTACGATCCGCAGAGAGCAAAAAAGCTGCTCGCCGAGGCTGGTTACCCTTCCGGGTTCGCCTTTAAGGTGCTAACCCATCCGAAACGTCCGGAACTACCTCTCCTCGCCCAGGCTGCTGCAGGTTACTGGGACGCGATAGGGCTGAAAGCGGAAATTGTGCCGGGCGACTACGCCCAGTGGCGGGACGTAAACAAAACCGGCAAAACCGCTGGGTGGCTCTGGACCCACGTACTCGGTGATTTTCCAGACTGGTCGCAGAGGCTATCTGGCTACGACTCTCCCGGAGCCTCGACGCCCCTTTGGTCAAGTGAAGAGACCACATTGGCCATCAGGAAGGTGCAGGCCGAGATGGATCCGCGAAAGCGGGATGCCGCCCTTCGAGAGCTTGGCAAGACTTATCGCGCGCTTTACTCTCAGATTCCGCTTGCCTTTGTACCGATGTTCCACGGTGTGGGAAAAATGGTCGGCGAATGGCGTCCGGGCCATACACTCCATCCCACGAACTTTGCATTTGTCCGCCATGCGAAACCGTTGAATACCTACAGGCTTTTCACGCCATAG
- a CDS encoding CapA family protein, producing the protein MGQNEKREDWAVLHAVGDIALARSEWRLCLAGVESYLRTADIGFFNCEVPYAETGCPGMLPHGAPGHHPRAMAALPAAGFNVCTFANNHTMDWGLDAIVECRTRLEAIGIAVCGAGKNIHEARKPAVVEKKGIKVAFLGYNSVGPNWSLAEENKPGCAMVRAHTLYEPYDYQPGTTGVRAVTRAYREDLDAMVQDIKKAKEQADLVVMTDHWGVHHERAVIPDYVFEVGHAAIDAGADLVLGTSTHILKGVEVYKGKIIVHSLANFALETRHIAEREGDRVLTLRSLKTMREKATGQRSPDSSKTVIAKCLLSKDKVERVSFVPVMLDSHWASPELLSPRDQRVLEVFDYMEAITREADLPTTFFRDGNELVVSLP; encoded by the coding sequence ATGGGTCAGAACGAGAAACGAGAAGACTGGGCGGTGCTTCACGCTGTCGGAGATATTGCCCTCGCGCGGAGCGAATGGCGCTTGTGTTTGGCAGGTGTTGAGTCCTACCTCAGAACGGCGGACATCGGCTTCTTTAACTGCGAAGTACCCTACGCGGAAACAGGTTGTCCTGGCATGTTACCGCACGGTGCCCCAGGCCATCATCCCCGCGCAATGGCGGCCCTCCCCGCAGCTGGATTTAATGTTTGTACCTTTGCAAACAATCATACCATGGACTGGGGTCTCGATGCGATCGTCGAGTGTCGGACACGACTCGAAGCGATCGGTATTGCAGTCTGCGGGGCGGGGAAGAACATTCACGAGGCCCGAAAACCCGCTGTTGTCGAGAAGAAGGGTATAAAGGTCGCCTTTCTGGGATATAACTCAGTTGGTCCGAATTGGTCACTTGCGGAAGAAAATAAACCCGGCTGTGCCATGGTCCGAGCCCACACCTTGTACGAGCCTTATGATTATCAGCCCGGTACTACAGGGGTAAGGGCCGTTACTCGAGCATACCGTGAGGACCTGGATGCAATGGTGCAGGATATCAAAAAGGCGAAAGAGCAGGCTGATCTAGTCGTTATGACGGACCACTGGGGCGTCCACCATGAGCGTGCAGTTATCCCTGACTATGTATTCGAGGTGGGTCATGCTGCTATCGATGCGGGAGCGGATCTGGTGCTCGGGACGAGTACTCATATCCTGAAGGGCGTCGAGGTGTACAAGGGAAAAATCATCGTACACAGTCTGGCCAACTTTGCCCTTGAAACGAGACATATCGCCGAGCGTGAGGGCGACCGGGTTCTGACCCTTCGATCGCTTAAGACAATGAGAGAAAAAGCCACGGGACAACGCAGCCCGGACTCAAGCAAGACTGTCATTGCAAAGTGCTTATTATCTAAAGACAAGGTAGAGCGAGTCAGTTTTGTACCGGTCATGCTCGATAGTCACTGGGCGAGCCCGGAACTCTTGTCTCCCCGTGACCAACGGGTGCTGGAAGTCTTTGACTACATGGAAGCGATTACTAGGGAGGCCGACCTACCGACCACATTTTTCCGTGACGGTAACGAATTGGTTGTGTCTTTACCATGA